The Ramlibacter sp. PS4R-6 nucleotide sequence CCCTGCACCGCGTAGACGTCGGGCTGCAGCTTGAACTGCGTGGCGTAGGCCGTGCGGAACTGCCTGTTGCGCGGCGTGTCGAGCGAATCGCTGTAGTGCATCGTGGTCATGATGCCGTCGGCCGCGGGGCCGGCTGCATCGAGCACGCCTTCCGTGAGGAAGCCCGAGCCCCACAGCGGGATCTTGTCCTTCAGGCCCGCAGCCGCGTAGTCGCGGATGAACTTGGCCGCGCCGCCACCGGCGAAGAAGCACGCCACCGCATCGGGCTTGATCGACGCGATCTCGGTGAGCAGCGCCTGGAACTCGACGTTCGGGAAGGGCAGGCCCAGCTCCTTCACGATCGTGCCGCCGGCCTTGGTGTAGCTGTCGCGGAAGCCTTCGAAGGCTTCGTCGCCCGCCGCGTACTTCCAGGTGATCCACACAGCCTTTTTCAGGCCCTTGTCGACCATCGGCTTGCCCAGCGCCAGCGTGGGCTGCGAGTTGGTGAACGAGGTGCGGAAGACGTTGGGGGCGCACAGCGCGCGCGTGGCGGCATGCACGCCCGCGTTGGGGATCAGGCTGAGGACGCCGGAGTCGCGCGCGACCTTCTGGATG carries:
- a CDS encoding ABC transporter substrate-binding protein, with the protein product MTTRRLVLTRSAAIVGAASTGLLLPQIVRAQSNKVRVGLMLPYTGTFAQLGVAIENGVRMAIAEKGGKLGGREIEWFKVDDQSEPAKGVENATQLVQRDKVDVLIGTVHSGVQMGIQKVARDSGVLSLIPNAGVHAATRALCAPNVFRTSFTNSQPTLALGKPMVDKGLKKAVWITWKYAAGDEAFEGFRDSYTKAGGTIVKELGLPFPNVEFQALLTEIASIKPDAVACFFAGGGAAKFIRDYAAAGLKDKIPLWGSGFLTEGVLDAAGPAADGIMTTMHYSDSLDTPRNRQFRTAYATQFKLQPDVYAVQGYDTGLLLVQGANAVKGDLSNKQALYKAMEGAKIDSPRGTWTMSQAHNPIQDIYLRRVENKENKVIGVAAKALSDSGAGCKMG